One part of the Neodiprion virginianus isolate iyNeoVirg1 chromosome 3, iyNeoVirg1.1, whole genome shotgun sequence genome encodes these proteins:
- the LOC124300283 gene encoding ATP-binding cassette sub-family C member 10 isoform X2 — MDYMTMDGDDNGLWHWNWTELCGIRGSIRPINPNTRDLGTCFQQLCLQIPVLAFLAMLSAYYCGKRTVLISRSNRTYYKLKKLCKKLVLRSKAFSIKTTVFHILRQVLQLFEKILIGLSNGNQFNPRGPVSIRALLFLLMGISILLLRSHVKHAPLDDTLPNLSLGFSIATVMLLILYAITLIPGSASFVEHSQVGEHTALLNSHGHSVTFFHDGFLEERDPSYLGTAMEDATVISKLLFHWVTPLMQKGVKGLLNHSDDLYDLPVDVSTSSVSHDVNRYIHDQIHKRRGYLSVDATSASYIPETLVVSEAPRISLLKLLHKCFGIQCYAVGILKFIADCSGFMGPILLNKLVGFIEDKSEQLSLGYMYAALLFLSTLAGAFCNSHFTFWSSVIGLKMRAAIVTLVYRKTLHSSNIELTKEFTFGEIVNFMSTDADRIVNSCPSFHTLWSIPLQLVVTLYLLHNQLGISFLAGVAFAIILIPINKVIANKIGTLSTKLMDCKDKRVRLMGETLRGVTTIRFNVWEEYFLDRILKLRDSEVKYLKGRKYLDALCVYFWATTPVLISILTFATYSLLGNNLDAKTVFTSMALLNMLIGPLNAFPWVLNGLTEAWVSIKRIQRFMELPDLDPDAYYSDPPVGIDVMLRHATFKVNTQETFSPPAPASNNMVSPASSSDSRKIVTFEDENSFTLQDINITIPKGQLIGIMGKVGSGKSTLLDAVLAEITKEDGIIAVNDLDKGFGYVKQSPWLQRATVRDNILFGKAYDHNKYKNILKACALTEDLNNLPKGDLTGVSESGDSLSGGQKTRITLARAVYADKDIYLLDDILATLDLKVANYIFQAVILGVLKDKTRILCTHHTQYLIHADSVVHMSRGRVINQGKPSDILPDLEEYLLATDSIDSDLEVASVKELPEDIGPVDSADKDSLLGEEHFERGTVQFNVYTSYLKSIGNYLVISIFLSMILMQGSKNFTDLWLSYWVTHINATMNSTDSVQQQTGKLFSFLDEYETNNVKYYLTIYGILATINSFCTLLRAFLFAYGGIQAAITIHKQLLKIILKARTTFFDIHPLGRILNRFSSDTYTVDDSLPFIANILLAQFFGLVGSIIITIYGLPWIFLVLAPLVPMYHWLQNHYRLTSRELKRLSSTTLSPVYGHFNETLQGLSSIRAFRATSRFKRENELFVEANQKSQFASLAAAQWLALRLQFIGVALLGGVALIAVIQHQFDVADPGLIGLTIAYSLSITGLLSGVVNAFTETEREMIAVERVKQYLENTPCEPVNGNHPPYAWPSQGVVEFKEVILKYREHLVPSLNGVSFTTRPAEKIGVVGRTGAGKSSILVSLFRLIEIESGKILIDNVDTMGLSLKALRSRLSIIPQDPFLFFGTIRENIDPLHQYPDSQVYKALEKCKVHSLVHRMGGLGAVLDEGGKNLSAGQKQLFCLVRAVLHNAKILCIDEATANVDQQTDKYIQTTIKSSFRSATVITIAHRIRTILHCDRVLVMGDGEVLEFDEPDILMQDSTSYFYQLASQEFSEKE; from the exons ATGGACTATATGACAATGGATGGCGATGATAATGGACTATGGCACTGGAACTGGACTGAGCTGTGCGGGATCAGAGGTAGCATAAGACCCATTAATCCCAATACACGCGACCTTGGCACATGCTTTCAGCAGTTATGCCTGCAG ATTCCAGTCCTTGCTTTTTTGGCAATGCTATCAGCTTACTATTGTGGAAAACGAACAGTGTTGATTTCACGGTCAAACCGCACTTATTAT AAGCTGAAGAAGTTATGCAAAAAACTGGTACTGCGGTCAAAGGCATTTTCCATCAAAACAACAGTCTTCCACATACTGCGACAAGTTCTTCAGCTGTTCGAGAAGATACTCATAG GCCTTAGCAATGGAAATCAGTTTAACCCACGCGGTCCTGTGTCCATCAGAGCTCTACTTTTTCTATTAATGGGTATTTCTATTCTGCTGTTACGTTCTCACGTCAAACACGCTCCCCTTGACGATACACTGCCAAATCTTTCACTTGGGTTCAGCATCGCCACTGTAATGCTCTTAATCTTGTACGCTATAACGCTAATCCCAGGCAGTGCAAGCTTCGTCGAACATAGTCAG GTAGGGGAGCACACAGCTCTCTTGAACAGTCATGGTCATTCTGTTACATTCTTTCACGATGGCTTTCTTGAAGAGCGAGACCCGAGTTATCTCGGAACTGCTATGGAAGATGCAACTGTTATTTCAAAGCTGCTGTTTCACTGGGTTACGCCGCTCATGCAAAAAGGAGTGAAAGGACTCCTGAATCATTCTGATGACTTGTACGATCTCCCCGTTGATGTCAGTACCTCTAGTGTCAGCCATGATGTGAATCGCTATATCCATGATCAG ATCCATAAACGTAGAGGTTACCTCAGTGTTGATGCAACTTCGGCGTCATATATTCCAGAAACATTAGTTGTGTCAGAAGCACCTCGCATTTCGTTATTGAAACTGTTGCACAAGTGTTTTGGTATCCAATGTTACGCCGTtggtattttgaaatttattgccGATTGTTCCGGATTTATGGGACCCATATTGCTAAATAAACTGGTTGGATTTATTGAAGATAAAAGCGAACAGCTCTCGCTCGGTTACATGTACGCagctttactttttttatctACATTAGCAG gagCCTTTTGCAATTCTCACTTTACTTTCTGGAGTTCGGTTATTGGATTGAAAATGAGAGCGGCTATAGTCACATTAGTGTACAGAAAAACTTTGCATTCTTCCAATATTGAGTTAACCAAGGAATTCACATTCGGTGAAATTGTCAACTTCATGAGTACAGATGCCGACAGAATTGTCAACAGTTGCCCAAGTTTTCACACTTTATGGAGTATTCCTTTGCAG TTGGTGGTAACTTTGTACCTTCTACATAATCAATTAGGAATATCATTCCTTGCTGGAGTCGCATTTGCGATTATTTTAATTCCCATAAATAAGGTTATTGCAAACAAAATTGGAACCTTAAGTACAAAGCTAATGGACTGCAAAGATAAGAGGGTGCGACTAATGGGTGAAACATTACGTGGTGTGACTACGATAAGATTTAATGTTTGGGAGGAGTATTTTCTGGACAGAATTCTGA AATTGAGAGATAGCGAAGTCAAATATCTAAAAGGAAGGAAATACTTGGATGCTTTATGCGTCTATTTTTGGGCCACAACACCTGTGCTAATTTCCATTCTAACATTTGCCACTTATTCGCTGCTCGGCAACAATCTAGATGCTAAAACAGTCTTTACCAGTATGGCATTGTTAAATATGTTGATTGGACCATTGAACGCGTTTCCGTGGGTTTTGAATGGCCTAACCGAGGCGTGGGTCTCGATAAAGAGAATCCAAAGATTTATGGAA TTACCGGATTTAGATCCAGACGCGTATTACTCCGATCCGCCTGTCGGAATAGATGTTATGCTGAGGCATGCTACTTTCAAAGTTAACACGCAAGAAACTTTTTCACCACCTGCCCCTGCCTCAAACAACATGGTCAGTCCTGCGTCCAGTTCGGACAgtcgaaaaatcgttactttcgAGGATGAGAATTCATTTACTCTGCAGGATATTAACATCACCATTCCGAAG GGGCAATTGATTGGTATAATGGGAAAAGTGGGAAGCGGAAAATCCACCTTGCTAGATGCTGTCTTAGCTGAAATTACCAAAGAGGATGGAATCATTGCTGTTAACGACTTGGATAAGGGATTTGGCTACGTTAAACAGAGTCCGTGGCTCCAGAGAGCCACAGTTCGGGATAATATTCTCTTTGGTAAAGCGTACGACCATAACAAGTATAA aaatattttgaaagcaTGTGCTTTAACCGAGGACTTGAACAATCTACCAAAAGGGGATTTAACCGGAGTTAGTGAATCTGGTGACAGTTTGAGCGGAGGACAGAAGACTAGAATCACATTAGCCAGAGCTGTTTATGCAGACAAAGATATATACCTTCTCGATGATATATTAGCAACTCTAGATTTGAAAGTAGCGAATTACATTTTCCAAGCAGTGATACTTGGTGTGTTGAAGGACAAAACGAGAATCCTATGCACTCATCACACACAGTATTTAATACACGCTGATTCAGTGGTACACATGTCGAGAGGCAGAGTCATTAATCAAGGAAAACCAAGTGACATCTTGCCGGACTTGGAAGAATACTTGTTGGCCACAGATTCGATCGATTCAGACCTGGAGGTAGCTTCCGTGAAAGAATTACCCGAGGATATTGGTCCAGTGGATTCAGCTGACAAGGATTCGCTGCTCGGTGAAGAACATTTTGAAAGAGGAACCGTGCAGTTCAACGTCTACACGTCTTACTTGAAATCAATAGGAAATTATCTGgttatttcgatatttttgtcaaTGATATTAATGCAaggatcgaaaaatttcacggaCTTGTGGTTGTCTTACTGGGTTACGCACATAAATGCGACAATGAACTCCACTGACTCCGTCCAGCAGCAGACGGGAAAgttgttttcgtttttggaCGAATATGAAACAAATAATGTCAAATACTACTTGACGATTTACGGAATTCTCGCCACAATCAATTCTTTCTGCACCCTTCTCAGGGCTTTTTTGTTTGCCTACGGTGGTATTCAAGCTGCGATCACAATTCACAAGCAGcttctgaaaataatattaaag GCTAGGACTACATTCTTTGACATTCATCCTCTAGGAAGAATATTGAACAGATTCTCATCTGATACATACACAGTAGATGATTCGTTGCCATTCATTGCCAATATTTTACTAGCTCAATTCTTTGGCCTGGTCGGATCCATAATCATCACCATCTACGGCTTGCCGTGGATATTTCTTGTCCTCGCACCATTAGTGCCGATGTATCATTGGCTGCAAAACCATTACAG ACTGACTTCGAGGGAACTCAAAAGGTTATCCAGCACAACTCTTTCCCCAGTTTATGGTCACTTCAACGAAACACTGCAGGGTCTGAGTAGCATCAGAGCATTTAGAGCGACGTCACGATTCAAGAGAGAGAATGAGTTGTTCGTAGAAGCGAATCAGAAATCCCAATTTGCATCGTTAGCTGCGGCTCAATGGCTGGCCTTGAGGTTGCAGTTCATAGGAGTCGCTCTTCTGGGCGGCGTTGCTCTGATCGCAGTAATTCAACACCAGTTCGACGTTGCTGACCCGGGGTTAATCGGACTGACCATTGCCTACTCTCTCTCCATCACCGGGCTTCTATCCGGAGTTGTGAACGCGTTCACAGAGACCGAAAGAGAAATGATTGCTGTCGAGAGGGTGAAACAGTATTTGGAAAATACTCCCTGCGAACCTGTGAACGGCAATCACCCACCATATGCATGGCCCAGTCAAGGCGTTGTGGAGTTCAAAGAAGTCATTCTCAAGTACAG AGAACATTTAGTACCTTCTCTAAACGGAGTTTCCTTCACGACAAgacctgctgaaaaaattgGGGTCGTGGGACGAACAGGGGCTGGAAAAAGCTCGATTTTAGTATCTCTGTTCAGGCTAATCGAGATCGAATCTGGAAAAATACTAATCGACAATGTAGATACAATGGGCCTTAGCTTGAAAGCGTTGAG GTCACGTTTGTCAATAATTCCACAGGACCCGTTTCTGTTTTTTGGCACTATTCGAGAAAACATTGATCCGTTGCACCAGTATCCAGACTCTCAAGTGTACAAGGCATTGGAAAAATGCAAAGTTCACTCACTAGTTCATCGGATGGGCGGACTTGGGGCTGTTCTAGATgaaggtggaaaaaatttaagcGCTGGACAGAAACAACTGTTCTGTTTGGTCAGAGCGGTTTTGCATAATGCGAAG ATTTTGTGTATCGACGAAGCAACCGCAAACGTTGATCAACAGACagataaatatattcaaacaACGATCAAGTCTTCATTCAGAAGCGCGACTGTTATTACAATTGCTCACAGAATAAGAACGATTCTTCACTGTGATAG GGTCTTGGTAATGGGTGATGGAGAAGTACTCGAATTCGACGAACCAGACATACTGATGCAAGATTCGACTTcgtatttttatcaacttGCAAGTCAAGAGTTTTCTGAAAAAGAGTGA
- the LOC124300283 gene encoding ATP-binding cassette sub-family C member 10 isoform X1 produces MDYMTMDGDDNGLWHWNWTELCGIRGSIRPINPNTRDLGTCFQQLCLQIPVLAFLAMLSAYYCGKRTVLISRSNRTYYVIVLRLFITACLALLPIIKAYIILSNATMLPLHRDIANINDKSADSDSNLNIPFIVIKPTTDANEPNIVVEAEEVMQKTGTAVKGIFHQNNSLPHTATSSSAVREDTHSYVVYNNIENVATSAKPIDYLVAGTEGLAWVVHFCFLLGLSNGNQFNPRGPVSIRALLFLLMGISILLLRSHVKHAPLDDTLPNLSLGFSIATVMLLILYAITLIPGSASFVEHSQVGEHTALLNSHGHSVTFFHDGFLEERDPSYLGTAMEDATVISKLLFHWVTPLMQKGVKGLLNHSDDLYDLPVDVSTSSVSHDVNRYIHDQIHKRRGYLSVDATSASYIPETLVVSEAPRISLLKLLHKCFGIQCYAVGILKFIADCSGFMGPILLNKLVGFIEDKSEQLSLGYMYAALLFLSTLAGAFCNSHFTFWSSVIGLKMRAAIVTLVYRKTLHSSNIELTKEFTFGEIVNFMSTDADRIVNSCPSFHTLWSIPLQLVVTLYLLHNQLGISFLAGVAFAIILIPINKVIANKIGTLSTKLMDCKDKRVRLMGETLRGVTTIRFNVWEEYFLDRILKLRDSEVKYLKGRKYLDALCVYFWATTPVLISILTFATYSLLGNNLDAKTVFTSMALLNMLIGPLNAFPWVLNGLTEAWVSIKRIQRFMELPDLDPDAYYSDPPVGIDVMLRHATFKVNTQETFSPPAPASNNMVSPASSSDSRKIVTFEDENSFTLQDINITIPKGQLIGIMGKVGSGKSTLLDAVLAEITKEDGIIAVNDLDKGFGYVKQSPWLQRATVRDNILFGKAYDHNKYKNILKACALTEDLNNLPKGDLTGVSESGDSLSGGQKTRITLARAVYADKDIYLLDDILATLDLKVANYIFQAVILGVLKDKTRILCTHHTQYLIHADSVVHMSRGRVINQGKPSDILPDLEEYLLATDSIDSDLEVASVKELPEDIGPVDSADKDSLLGEEHFERGTVQFNVYTSYLKSIGNYLVISIFLSMILMQGSKNFTDLWLSYWVTHINATMNSTDSVQQQTGKLFSFLDEYETNNVKYYLTIYGILATINSFCTLLRAFLFAYGGIQAAITIHKQLLKIILKARTTFFDIHPLGRILNRFSSDTYTVDDSLPFIANILLAQFFGLVGSIIITIYGLPWIFLVLAPLVPMYHWLQNHYRLTSRELKRLSSTTLSPVYGHFNETLQGLSSIRAFRATSRFKRENELFVEANQKSQFASLAAAQWLALRLQFIGVALLGGVALIAVIQHQFDVADPGLIGLTIAYSLSITGLLSGVVNAFTETEREMIAVERVKQYLENTPCEPVNGNHPPYAWPSQGVVEFKEVILKYREHLVPSLNGVSFTTRPAEKIGVVGRTGAGKSSILVSLFRLIEIESGKILIDNVDTMGLSLKALRSRLSIIPQDPFLFFGTIRENIDPLHQYPDSQVYKALEKCKVHSLVHRMGGLGAVLDEGGKNLSAGQKQLFCLVRAVLHNAKILCIDEATANVDQQTDKYIQTTIKSSFRSATVITIAHRIRTILHCDRVLVMGDGEVLEFDEPDILMQDSTSYFYQLASQEFSEKE; encoded by the exons ATGGACTATATGACAATGGATGGCGATGATAATGGACTATGGCACTGGAACTGGACTGAGCTGTGCGGGATCAGAGGTAGCATAAGACCCATTAATCCCAATACACGCGACCTTGGCACATGCTTTCAGCAGTTATGCCTGCAG ATTCCAGTCCTTGCTTTTTTGGCAATGCTATCAGCTTACTATTGTGGAAAACGAACAGTGTTGATTTCACGGTCAAACCGCACTTATTATGTAATTGTGCTCAGACTTTTTATAACCGCATGTCTAGCATTACTGCCTATCATCAAAGCGTACATCATATTGAGCAATGCAACAATGCTTCCGTTGCATCGTGACATTGCGAATATCAATGATAAAAGTGCTGACAGTGACAGTAATTTGAATATTCCATTCATCGTCATCAAGCCTACGACAGATGCAAATGAACCTAACATTGTTGTAGAAGCTGAAGAAGTTATGCAAAAAACTGGTACTGCGGTCAAAGGCATTTTCCATCAAAACAACAGTCTTCCACATACTGCGACAAGTTCTTCAGCTGTTCGAGAAGATACTCATAGTTATGTAGTATATAATAACATCGAAAACGTAGCCACGTCGGCAAAGCCTATTGATTACTTGGTAGCCGGAACTGAAGGCTTAGCTTGGGTTGTTCATTTCTGTTTTCTACTAGGCCTTAGCAATGGAAATCAGTTTAACCCACGCGGTCCTGTGTCCATCAGAGCTCTACTTTTTCTATTAATGGGTATTTCTATTCTGCTGTTACGTTCTCACGTCAAACACGCTCCCCTTGACGATACACTGCCAAATCTTTCACTTGGGTTCAGCATCGCCACTGTAATGCTCTTAATCTTGTACGCTATAACGCTAATCCCAGGCAGTGCAAGCTTCGTCGAACATAGTCAG GTAGGGGAGCACACAGCTCTCTTGAACAGTCATGGTCATTCTGTTACATTCTTTCACGATGGCTTTCTTGAAGAGCGAGACCCGAGTTATCTCGGAACTGCTATGGAAGATGCAACTGTTATTTCAAAGCTGCTGTTTCACTGGGTTACGCCGCTCATGCAAAAAGGAGTGAAAGGACTCCTGAATCATTCTGATGACTTGTACGATCTCCCCGTTGATGTCAGTACCTCTAGTGTCAGCCATGATGTGAATCGCTATATCCATGATCAG ATCCATAAACGTAGAGGTTACCTCAGTGTTGATGCAACTTCGGCGTCATATATTCCAGAAACATTAGTTGTGTCAGAAGCACCTCGCATTTCGTTATTGAAACTGTTGCACAAGTGTTTTGGTATCCAATGTTACGCCGTtggtattttgaaatttattgccGATTGTTCCGGATTTATGGGACCCATATTGCTAAATAAACTGGTTGGATTTATTGAAGATAAAAGCGAACAGCTCTCGCTCGGTTACATGTACGCagctttactttttttatctACATTAGCAG gagCCTTTTGCAATTCTCACTTTACTTTCTGGAGTTCGGTTATTGGATTGAAAATGAGAGCGGCTATAGTCACATTAGTGTACAGAAAAACTTTGCATTCTTCCAATATTGAGTTAACCAAGGAATTCACATTCGGTGAAATTGTCAACTTCATGAGTACAGATGCCGACAGAATTGTCAACAGTTGCCCAAGTTTTCACACTTTATGGAGTATTCCTTTGCAG TTGGTGGTAACTTTGTACCTTCTACATAATCAATTAGGAATATCATTCCTTGCTGGAGTCGCATTTGCGATTATTTTAATTCCCATAAATAAGGTTATTGCAAACAAAATTGGAACCTTAAGTACAAAGCTAATGGACTGCAAAGATAAGAGGGTGCGACTAATGGGTGAAACATTACGTGGTGTGACTACGATAAGATTTAATGTTTGGGAGGAGTATTTTCTGGACAGAATTCTGA AATTGAGAGATAGCGAAGTCAAATATCTAAAAGGAAGGAAATACTTGGATGCTTTATGCGTCTATTTTTGGGCCACAACACCTGTGCTAATTTCCATTCTAACATTTGCCACTTATTCGCTGCTCGGCAACAATCTAGATGCTAAAACAGTCTTTACCAGTATGGCATTGTTAAATATGTTGATTGGACCATTGAACGCGTTTCCGTGGGTTTTGAATGGCCTAACCGAGGCGTGGGTCTCGATAAAGAGAATCCAAAGATTTATGGAA TTACCGGATTTAGATCCAGACGCGTATTACTCCGATCCGCCTGTCGGAATAGATGTTATGCTGAGGCATGCTACTTTCAAAGTTAACACGCAAGAAACTTTTTCACCACCTGCCCCTGCCTCAAACAACATGGTCAGTCCTGCGTCCAGTTCGGACAgtcgaaaaatcgttactttcgAGGATGAGAATTCATTTACTCTGCAGGATATTAACATCACCATTCCGAAG GGGCAATTGATTGGTATAATGGGAAAAGTGGGAAGCGGAAAATCCACCTTGCTAGATGCTGTCTTAGCTGAAATTACCAAAGAGGATGGAATCATTGCTGTTAACGACTTGGATAAGGGATTTGGCTACGTTAAACAGAGTCCGTGGCTCCAGAGAGCCACAGTTCGGGATAATATTCTCTTTGGTAAAGCGTACGACCATAACAAGTATAA aaatattttgaaagcaTGTGCTTTAACCGAGGACTTGAACAATCTACCAAAAGGGGATTTAACCGGAGTTAGTGAATCTGGTGACAGTTTGAGCGGAGGACAGAAGACTAGAATCACATTAGCCAGAGCTGTTTATGCAGACAAAGATATATACCTTCTCGATGATATATTAGCAACTCTAGATTTGAAAGTAGCGAATTACATTTTCCAAGCAGTGATACTTGGTGTGTTGAAGGACAAAACGAGAATCCTATGCACTCATCACACACAGTATTTAATACACGCTGATTCAGTGGTACACATGTCGAGAGGCAGAGTCATTAATCAAGGAAAACCAAGTGACATCTTGCCGGACTTGGAAGAATACTTGTTGGCCACAGATTCGATCGATTCAGACCTGGAGGTAGCTTCCGTGAAAGAATTACCCGAGGATATTGGTCCAGTGGATTCAGCTGACAAGGATTCGCTGCTCGGTGAAGAACATTTTGAAAGAGGAACCGTGCAGTTCAACGTCTACACGTCTTACTTGAAATCAATAGGAAATTATCTGgttatttcgatatttttgtcaaTGATATTAATGCAaggatcgaaaaatttcacggaCTTGTGGTTGTCTTACTGGGTTACGCACATAAATGCGACAATGAACTCCACTGACTCCGTCCAGCAGCAGACGGGAAAgttgttttcgtttttggaCGAATATGAAACAAATAATGTCAAATACTACTTGACGATTTACGGAATTCTCGCCACAATCAATTCTTTCTGCACCCTTCTCAGGGCTTTTTTGTTTGCCTACGGTGGTATTCAAGCTGCGATCACAATTCACAAGCAGcttctgaaaataatattaaag GCTAGGACTACATTCTTTGACATTCATCCTCTAGGAAGAATATTGAACAGATTCTCATCTGATACATACACAGTAGATGATTCGTTGCCATTCATTGCCAATATTTTACTAGCTCAATTCTTTGGCCTGGTCGGATCCATAATCATCACCATCTACGGCTTGCCGTGGATATTTCTTGTCCTCGCACCATTAGTGCCGATGTATCATTGGCTGCAAAACCATTACAG ACTGACTTCGAGGGAACTCAAAAGGTTATCCAGCACAACTCTTTCCCCAGTTTATGGTCACTTCAACGAAACACTGCAGGGTCTGAGTAGCATCAGAGCATTTAGAGCGACGTCACGATTCAAGAGAGAGAATGAGTTGTTCGTAGAAGCGAATCAGAAATCCCAATTTGCATCGTTAGCTGCGGCTCAATGGCTGGCCTTGAGGTTGCAGTTCATAGGAGTCGCTCTTCTGGGCGGCGTTGCTCTGATCGCAGTAATTCAACACCAGTTCGACGTTGCTGACCCGGGGTTAATCGGACTGACCATTGCCTACTCTCTCTCCATCACCGGGCTTCTATCCGGAGTTGTGAACGCGTTCACAGAGACCGAAAGAGAAATGATTGCTGTCGAGAGGGTGAAACAGTATTTGGAAAATACTCCCTGCGAACCTGTGAACGGCAATCACCCACCATATGCATGGCCCAGTCAAGGCGTTGTGGAGTTCAAAGAAGTCATTCTCAAGTACAG AGAACATTTAGTACCTTCTCTAAACGGAGTTTCCTTCACGACAAgacctgctgaaaaaattgGGGTCGTGGGACGAACAGGGGCTGGAAAAAGCTCGATTTTAGTATCTCTGTTCAGGCTAATCGAGATCGAATCTGGAAAAATACTAATCGACAATGTAGATACAATGGGCCTTAGCTTGAAAGCGTTGAG GTCACGTTTGTCAATAATTCCACAGGACCCGTTTCTGTTTTTTGGCACTATTCGAGAAAACATTGATCCGTTGCACCAGTATCCAGACTCTCAAGTGTACAAGGCATTGGAAAAATGCAAAGTTCACTCACTAGTTCATCGGATGGGCGGACTTGGGGCTGTTCTAGATgaaggtggaaaaaatttaagcGCTGGACAGAAACAACTGTTCTGTTTGGTCAGAGCGGTTTTGCATAATGCGAAG ATTTTGTGTATCGACGAAGCAACCGCAAACGTTGATCAACAGACagataaatatattcaaacaACGATCAAGTCTTCATTCAGAAGCGCGACTGTTATTACAATTGCTCACAGAATAAGAACGATTCTTCACTGTGATAG GGTCTTGGTAATGGGTGATGGAGAAGTACTCGAATTCGACGAACCAGACATACTGATGCAAGATTCGACTTcgtatttttatcaacttGCAAGTCAAGAGTTTTCTGAAAAAGAGTGA
- the LOC124300284 gene encoding coiled-coil domain-containing protein 97: protein MSKDEGSTITSATAAAADNNQEANMTVDREAGDSETSKTAEQAILFEEMIACVANSKAIFKSQQKNDPDLTVEEKASIASDLLHKNRSMFLSRFGRFLRGEHLRYFSEPLDRPDYEVVFHVNRLRRFHNRSQRRVDVKNRRYQALKSLIEKGEYFSETEMMRRNPLLYEHLVGQYLTEEQKKARDNIDTQNITFVNLLLESIQRDGTRNLKKEQQDAEDDVMEENDSDDDFEGAVDPEDDSEIRGDSRWGEMPGQSSNPYEKEAKEKKTESFYREISTKERQVLRDEFITNMYHSFLNGRDKDFDYSTVDDEESYDNVDLRTQDEEEKYFDSESPETIEEGKMEEGESSEDELDKYMKSLQETPTPIELADKVEKQTIH from the exons ATGAGTAAGGACGAAGGTTCGACAATAACATccgcaacagcagcagcagcagacaATAATCAAGAAGCGAATATGACGGTCGACAGGGAGGCCGGAGATTCTGAAACGAGCAAAACCGCCGAGCAGGCAATTCTCTTCGAGGAGATGATCGCCTGCGTGGCAAATTCCAAGGCGATATTCAAGAGCCAGCAGAAGAACGACCCGGACTTGACAGTTGAGGAAAAGGCGAGCATCGCGAGCGACCTGCTCCACAAAAATCGCTCCATGTTCCTCTCCAGGTTCGGCAGGTTTCTGCGCGGCGAACATCTTCGGTACTTCAGCGAGCCTCTTGATCGGCCGGACTACGAAGTCGTATTCCACGTGAACAGACTGCGCCGCTTTCACAACCGCTCGCAGAGGCGAGTCGACGTGAAAAATCGCAGGTACCAGGCCTTAAAATCGCTTATTGAAAAGGGCGAGTACTTCAGCGAGACGGAGATGATGCGGAGGAATCCCCTACTTTACGAACACCTGGTAGGCCAGTACCTTACCGAGGAGCAGAAAAAAGCCAGAGACAATATCGACACCCAGAATATTACGTTCGTCAATCTTCTGCTCGAAAGCATTCAGCGGGACGGGACCAGGAACTTAAAGAAAGAGCAGCAGGATGCCGAGGACGATGTCATGGAAGAGAACGACTCGGACGACGATTTCGAGGGTGCCGTTGACCCCGAGGATGACTCTGAAATTAGGGGAGACTCCCGGTGGGGCGAGATGCCCGGCCAGTCGTCAAACCCGTACGAAAAGGAGGCCaaggaaaagaaaactgaGAGCTTCTACCGCGAAATTTCAACCAAGGAGCGGCAAGTTCTTAGAGACGAATTCATTACCAATATGTATCACAGTTTCTTGAATGGGAGGGACAAGGACTTCGACTACAG CACCGTCGACGACGAGGAATCGTATGATAACGTAGATCTGCGGACCCAGGATGAGGAGGAAAAGTATTTCGACTCGGAATCACCAGAGACAATTGAAGAGGGCAAAATGGAGGAGGGAGAATCCAGTGAGGATGAACTGGATAAATATATGAAATCGTTGCag gAAACGCCCACTCCGATCGAGCTCGCCGACAAAGTTGAGAAGCAAACGATACATTGA